A window of Hippoglossus stenolepis isolate QCI-W04-F060 chromosome 16, HSTE1.2, whole genome shotgun sequence contains these coding sequences:
- the lfng gene encoding beta-1,3-N-acetylglucosaminyltransferase lunatic fringe, translating to MLKNNAKKAAITAASAASLGLLLLVLTVQLRRVQVDEVTRVEEPASAQVKTGFSAYFTKLTRGRREAAVPARSAGSAPPPPAEDITADDVFIAVKTTKKFHRSRLSLLLDTWISRTKQQTYIFTDGEDEELKKKMGSHAVNTNCSAAHSRQALSCKMAVEYDKFIESGKKWFCHVDDDNYVNVRSLVKQLSQYPHTQDMYIGKPSLDRPIEATERLGDNKMKPVNFWFATGGAGFCVSRGLALKMSPWASGGHFMNTAEKIRLPDDCTVGYIIESVLGVPLTRSNLFHSHLENLQLVSRSEIHKQITLSYGMFENKSNIINLKGAFSVEEDPSRFKSVHCLLYPDTPWCPPQVAY from the exons ATGCTGAAGAACAATGCGAAGAAGGCAGCGATCACCGCGGCCAGCGCAGCATCCCtgggtctgctgctgctcgtgcTCACCGTGCAGCTGCGCCGCGTGCAGGTGGACGAGGTGACGCGCGTCGAGGAGCCCGCGAGCGCGCAGGTGAAGACGGGCTTCTCCGCGTACTTCACCAAGCTGACGCGCGGCCGGCGGGAGGCGGCGGTGCCCGCGCGCTCCGCCGGCTCCGCGCCGCCGCCCCCGGCCGAGGACATCACCGCCGACGACGTGTTCATCGCGGTGAAGACCACGAAGAAGTTCCACCGCTCCAGACTGAGCCTGCTGCTGGACACGTGGATCTCCAGGACCAAGCAACAG ACGTACATCTTCACAGACGGAGAAGACGAGGagctaaaaaagaaaatgg GGAGTCATGCAGTCAACACCAACTGCTCCGCGGCTCACAGCCGACAAGCTCTGTCTTGCAAGATGGCGGTGGAATATGATAAGTTCATAGAGTCCGGGAAGAA GTGGTTCTGTCATGTCGATGATGACAACTACGTGAATGTTCGGAGTCTAGTGAAGCAGCTGTCCCAGTACCCCCACACCCAGGACATGTACATCGGCAAACCCAGTCTGGACCGGCCCATCGAGGCCACGGAGAGGCTGGGCGACAATAAGATG AAACCAGTCAACTTCTGGTTTGCGACTGGAGGAGCCGGTTTCTGCGTGAGCCGGGGTCTGGCGCTGAAGATGAGCCCATGGGCCAG TGGCGGGCACTTCATGAACACAGCGGAGAAAATCCGTCTGCCCGACGACTGCACCGTCGGCTACATCATCGAGTCGGTTCTCGGGGTTCCGCTCACCCGCAGCAACCTGTTCCACTCGCACCTGGAGAACCTGCAACTGGTGTCGCGATCTGAGATTCACAAACAG ATCACCCTCAGTTATGGGATGTTTGAAAACAAGAGCAATATTATCAATTTGAAAGGGGCgttttctgtggaggaggaTCCATCAAG GTTCAAGTCTGTGCACTGTCTCCTGTACCCAGACACCCCGTGGTGTCCTCCTCAGGTTGCCTATTAG